A single genomic interval of Alistipes provencensis harbors:
- a CDS encoding FAD-dependent oxidoreductase: MNTDNSVYVAASTFEDKGGWIADPQFMEQMGSSYLIAHGLGQPVDDAQTHFTAPQDGTYNLFVRTRNWTAFWSDKPTPGVFRIRIDDREVETPFGDGTSEWHWQAGGAVFLNKGPHRLTLHDTTGFDGRCDAILLTTADHKPDNSLETLFALRSNLMQLPAEPEDKGRFGFVVVGGGVAGMCAAIAAARGGVKVALVQDRKVLGGNNSSEIRVGLGGRLNIGKYPSLGYLLNEFGPATKGNARPAEVYEDEKKLNAVLAEENITLFLGYKVTQVNKSDPQTISSIVATQVDDYTTIEIKGNLFADCTGDGALGVLAGAEWNMGRDPKSRYNEPSAPETADGITLGASVQWYCLEADRPVPFPDIDWGLPISEETVQKVRRGQWYWEVGMTEDQMKEAERIRDYGMYVAYSNWAYIKNHASFRDEYANSYLGWMAHVAGKRESRRLVGDFVLREQDLADFVIYPDGCVSTSWYIDNHEPDPENSKHFKEPFLSRGCLRPLDFYPIPYRCFYSKDLDNLFMAGRNISVSHIALGTTRVMRTTAMMGEVVGLAARVCLREGLLPRDIYEKAFDKLRELMSKGAGRTDVPYLQVYTLIDTTAARSEEC; the protein is encoded by the coding sequence ATGAATACAGATAATTCGGTCTATGTGGCAGCATCGACTTTCGAAGACAAGGGAGGCTGGATCGCAGACCCGCAGTTTATGGAGCAAATGGGGTCGAGCTACCTGATCGCCCACGGACTCGGACAACCCGTAGATGACGCCCAGACACATTTCACCGCGCCGCAGGACGGCACATACAATCTTTTCGTGCGCACCCGCAACTGGACCGCCTTCTGGTCGGACAAACCTACGCCGGGCGTATTCCGTATCCGGATCGACGACCGGGAGGTCGAAACGCCATTCGGCGACGGAACGAGCGAATGGCACTGGCAGGCAGGCGGAGCCGTTTTTCTGAACAAGGGTCCCCACCGCCTGACCCTGCACGATACAACCGGATTCGACGGACGCTGCGACGCGATTCTCCTTACCACCGCCGATCACAAACCGGACAACTCCCTCGAGACGCTGTTCGCCCTGCGCAGCAACCTGATGCAACTACCTGCCGAACCCGAAGACAAGGGCCGGTTCGGCTTCGTGGTCGTGGGCGGAGGAGTGGCCGGCATGTGTGCGGCCATAGCGGCAGCAAGGGGGGGGGTGAAAGTCGCCCTCGTACAAGACCGGAAGGTGCTCGGCGGCAACAACTCTTCCGAGATACGGGTGGGTCTCGGAGGCCGTCTGAACATCGGCAAATACCCTTCGCTGGGCTACCTGCTCAACGAATTCGGTCCCGCCACAAAGGGTAATGCACGCCCTGCGGAGGTCTATGAGGACGAAAAGAAACTGAACGCCGTCCTCGCGGAGGAGAATATCACCCTTTTCCTCGGCTATAAAGTCACACAGGTCAACAAATCCGACCCACAAACCATCTCCTCCATCGTGGCGACGCAGGTGGATGACTACACGACCATCGAAATAAAAGGCAACCTGTTCGCCGACTGCACCGGAGACGGAGCGCTCGGAGTACTCGCCGGAGCGGAATGGAACATGGGACGCGACCCGAAGAGCCGCTACAACGAGCCTTCGGCGCCGGAAACGGCCGACGGCATCACCCTCGGAGCCTCCGTGCAGTGGTACTGCCTCGAAGCGGACCGGCCCGTGCCGTTCCCCGACATCGACTGGGGACTCCCGATCAGCGAGGAGACGGTGCAGAAAGTGCGCCGGGGCCAATGGTACTGGGAGGTGGGGATGACCGAAGATCAGATGAAAGAGGCGGAGCGCATCCGCGACTACGGCATGTATGTCGCCTATTCCAACTGGGCGTATATCAAGAACCACGCTTCATTCCGGGACGAATACGCCAACAGCTACCTCGGCTGGATGGCACATGTGGCCGGAAAGCGTGAAAGCCGCCGCCTCGTGGGTGATTTCGTACTCCGGGAGCAGGACCTCGCCGACTTCGTCATCTATCCGGACGGCTGCGTGAGCACCTCCTGGTACATCGACAACCACGAACCGGACCCGGAGAACAGCAAGCACTTCAAGGAACCGTTCCTCTCGCGCGGATGCCTGCGTCCGCTCGACTTCTATCCGATTCCCTACCGGTGCTTCTACTCCAAGGACCTCGACAACCTGTTCATGGCGGGGCGGAACATCTCCGTCAGCCACATCGCCCTCGGCACGACGCGCGTCATGCGCACTACGGCGATGATGGGCGAGGTCGTCGGACTGGCCGCCCGCGTATGCCTGCGGGAAGGGCTTCTGCCGCGCGACATCTACGAAAAAGCCTTCGACAAACTCCGGGAACTGATGAGCAAGGGAGCCGGCCGAACCGACGTACCCTACCTGCAGGTCTATACGCTCATCGACACCACCGCAGCCCGCAGTGAAGAGTGCTAA
- a CDS encoding LacI family DNA-binding transcriptional regulator produces MRYVTIKDIANALGISKSTVSRALAADSWNVSEETIRKVVETAEKMGYRKNEMAVNLRNCRAKTIGIVVPEAVTSFYLQFTATVQRILQPYGYRIILTLSDEDFLTERSNFEIFDSYRVDGILISSCHHRANLEFYNGFIRRCIPMVFFDRTVAGLECSSVRSDDYHSAFFLVEHLVYKGYRRILHLAGPDYIRNTSERLRAYRDVLKKHGIDYRPELVITAGVDEKDGAEAMNRILDSGVDCNAVFCFTELQALGAKKVLQERNIAIPADMAIACMSGTKLATLVHPGLTAVEQPLDKMAEEAVRLLLAKIENPLAPSENVVLPANMVIRTSTEQK; encoded by the coding sequence ATGAGGTATGTGACCATTAAGGATATTGCCAATGCGCTCGGGATCTCGAAGTCTACGGTTTCCCGGGCATTGGCCGCCGATTCCTGGAACGTTAGCGAGGAGACGATACGCAAAGTCGTGGAGACAGCGGAAAAGATGGGTTACCGAAAAAATGAGATGGCCGTCAATTTGCGTAACTGCAGGGCCAAGACCATCGGCATCGTAGTTCCCGAAGCGGTCACTTCATTCTATCTGCAATTTACCGCCACCGTGCAGCGTATTCTCCAACCGTACGGGTACCGGATTATCCTGACGCTTTCGGACGAAGATTTTCTGACCGAACGTTCGAATTTCGAGATTTTCGACAGCTATCGTGTTGACGGTATCCTGATCAGTTCATGCCACCACCGGGCCAATCTCGAGTTCTACAACGGGTTCATCCGCCGTTGTATCCCGATGGTATTTTTTGACCGCACGGTTGCCGGGCTGGAGTGTTCGAGTGTCAGGAGCGACGATTACCACTCGGCATTTTTTCTGGTCGAACACCTTGTATATAAAGGATATCGCCGGATATTGCATCTTGCGGGGCCTGACTATATCCGCAATACCTCCGAACGGCTGCGGGCTTACCGCGATGTGCTGAAAAAACACGGGATCGATTATCGGCCCGAGCTGGTCATCACGGCGGGGGTGGATGAGAAGGACGGTGCGGAGGCCATGAACCGGATTCTCGATTCGGGTGTGGACTGCAATGCCGTATTCTGTTTTACCGAGTTGCAGGCACTGGGCGCCAAAAAGGTATTGCAGGAGCGTAACATCGCCATTCCTGCCGATATGGCCATCGCCTGCATGTCGGGTACGAAACTGGCAACGCTCGTACACCCGGGCCTCACGGCGGTCGAACAGCCGCTGGACAAGATGGCAGAAGAGGCTGTCCGGCTGTTGCTCGCGAAAATCGAAAATCCATTAGCGCCGTCGGAAAACGTGGTGCTTCCGGCGAACATGGTCATCCGCACCTCCACAGAACAGAAATAG
- a CDS encoding hybrid sensor histidine kinase/response regulator transcription factor: MILSETFRNKYLKLLLPILCLIPWALQAASFRFIRVSRLESFSNSSVFSVYQDGLGAIWLNTNYGLYRYNGTSLDFQQEPMPMRPICGNGNDRIYVCSYDAILCYDIHTNHPRRLHAPEIDFLNCALYAEQEQLWIGSENRIYECRGDSLRMRHSLPHPHTSITALCRSQTGTLLAATSSGGIYEIDGDGKICHHTAVSGNICTLYLDSRGDLWVGTMDHGCWRLNTDYTSIGHYHREASENMRLKSNLVRTFCEDRKGNLWIGTMNGANRLGTDRLCQTDELEALGESSIWSLRADNQGGIWAGTFYDGIYYCNSDNYPFSPILLPAKYEMKLINAMVEDKRGDLWILTDKFGMFRQSAHDGQIRYITGSDDHKFKSAWYDASEDAIWAGSYMGTLRRYDIASRRWSDYTFRGEDGTEGPGTVNDIKFHDGKLYLGTARGVVVFDKRSAQVIHKPIEGYNGIVFSLALDNRDRLWIGGIGVHILDLKSGRITRYTSHDSDNYNSKLNFIKLFCDHNGCMWGASLGQGFIRLDMQQEIRYTQENIGLADNFTSFIGEVDPNILLIGTNSGLSLFNTQTNRCYNYSRNNGLSISSARSGCILRRANGDIVIGGIDGIETLTPSQVEFSDDSIDIAFDRLIVNNRRIYPGAPGDKRPILQQELPFTQKLVLQHRQRNLSVELASFDFEKVYPIFYEYMLEGYDNEWTLFSPEHPIVYMNLPPGDYRLCVRATHTKFDNGYTQITLPIEVRAVWYATLPARLLYYITALTLLGWLLYTVYSRMLLAERLKQKETENLERMRFFINISHELRTPLTLIIGQLELFFRNHGNSASGIENIENTYRNAQSMQQIVSDLLDFEKQNQGYTNIAVSETDLGAFIADIRDSFAQYANYRNIRLKLHLPAETATASIDKKQMQRVFSNLLINAFKYTPDGGHIDISIRIRHRRREDNTVTIAFADTGCGISEKALPHIFDPFYQDVSNSSRDRHNHGTGIGLALSRGIVELHHGTLTAQNNRNGGALFTITLPLGRKWYANDDKVTSAEQTQPECTPVLLSRRASYTLPSTDSAPGKGYKMLIVEDDAELRALLHSIFKHGYKISEASDGAEGYSMAKKLQPDIIISDVVMPVMDGLSLCGKLRQDLETCHIPIILLTAQPSTDHNLESINRGADDYISKPFNISQLEARCRNLLENRQRLRRKYSSSIVGPDAVTTNDKDANFLAAATDAIERNLYKENISVQMLCRELNVSKTILTQKIKGITGYSPGEFIEMIRFKKAAMLLCDKGRLISEVSYELGFSSPKYFTIRFKKQFGQTPTQFQAEHTQTPE; the protein is encoded by the coding sequence ATGATCCTCTCTGAAACCTTTCGTAACAAATATCTGAAACTGCTGCTTCCAATTTTATGCCTGATCCCATGGGCCCTGCAGGCCGCTTCGTTCCGATTTATCCGCGTGAGCCGGCTCGAATCGTTCTCCAACAGTTCAGTCTTCTCGGTCTATCAGGACGGATTGGGAGCCATATGGCTCAATACCAACTACGGGCTTTACCGCTATAACGGTACGTCACTCGACTTTCAACAAGAGCCAATGCCGATGCGCCCCATCTGCGGCAATGGCAACGACCGGATCTACGTCTGTTCCTATGATGCCATCCTCTGTTATGATATCCACACAAACCATCCCCGACGGCTCCATGCTCCGGAGATCGATTTTCTGAACTGCGCCCTATACGCCGAACAGGAGCAGTTGTGGATCGGATCGGAAAACCGTATCTACGAATGCCGCGGCGACTCGCTCCGCATGCGCCACAGCCTGCCGCATCCCCATACATCCATTACCGCCCTCTGCCGTTCGCAAACAGGTACTCTGCTGGCTGCAACATCCAGCGGAGGGATCTATGAAATCGACGGCGACGGCAAAATCTGTCACCACACAGCCGTCTCCGGAAACATCTGCACGCTCTATCTGGACAGCAGGGGCGACCTCTGGGTCGGAACGATGGATCACGGCTGCTGGAGACTCAACACCGATTATACATCCATCGGACACTACCATCGAGAGGCTTCCGAAAACATGCGGCTAAAAAGCAACTTGGTCCGAACCTTCTGCGAAGACCGGAAAGGAAATCTTTGGATCGGAACAATGAACGGTGCCAACCGCCTCGGAACGGACCGTTTGTGCCAAACAGACGAGTTGGAAGCCCTCGGCGAAAGTTCAATATGGAGCCTTCGGGCCGATAACCAAGGCGGCATTTGGGCCGGCACCTTCTACGACGGAATCTACTACTGCAACTCAGACAATTACCCGTTCAGTCCAATCCTGCTCCCGGCCAAGTACGAGATGAAACTCATCAATGCCATGGTCGAGGACAAACGCGGTGATCTGTGGATACTGACCGATAAATTCGGCATGTTCCGCCAGTCGGCGCACGACGGGCAGATCCGCTATATTACGGGAAGCGATGATCATAAATTCAAATCGGCATGGTATGATGCTTCAGAGGATGCCATCTGGGCAGGTTCTTACATGGGAACGTTACGCAGGTATGACATAGCCTCCCGACGCTGGTCCGACTACACATTCCGTGGGGAGGACGGGACCGAAGGCCCCGGAACTGTCAACGACATCAAGTTCCACGACGGTAAACTCTATCTCGGGACGGCGCGCGGCGTAGTCGTATTCGACAAACGGAGTGCACAGGTGATCCACAAGCCTATTGAAGGATATAACGGGATTGTCTTTTCGCTAGCGTTAGACAACCGGGACCGGTTGTGGATCGGCGGTATAGGCGTCCATATTCTCGATCTGAAAAGCGGCCGTATAACCCGATATACAAGCCACGACAGTGACAATTACAATTCGAAACTGAACTTTATCAAACTCTTCTGCGACCACAACGGCTGCATGTGGGGCGCCAGTCTCGGGCAGGGATTCATTCGCCTCGACATGCAACAGGAGATACGCTATACACAGGAGAACATCGGCCTTGCGGACAATTTCACCAGTTTCATCGGCGAGGTCGACCCCAACATTCTGCTCATCGGCACAAACAGCGGGCTGTCGCTGTTCAATACCCAGACCAACCGTTGCTACAACTACAGTCGCAACAACGGACTGAGCATCAGTTCTGCCCGTAGCGGGTGTATTCTCAGGCGTGCCAACGGCGACATCGTGATCGGCGGCATCGACGGTATCGAGACCCTCACACCCTCGCAGGTCGAGTTCTCCGATGACAGCATCGACATCGCTTTCGACCGTCTGATCGTCAACAACCGGCGCATCTACCCGGGTGCCCCCGGCGACAAACGCCCGATTCTGCAACAGGAATTGCCATTCACTCAGAAACTCGTACTGCAACACCGCCAACGAAACCTCTCGGTGGAGTTAGCTTCGTTCGATTTCGAAAAAGTCTACCCGATCTTCTACGAATACATGCTCGAAGGCTACGACAACGAATGGACGCTCTTCTCTCCCGAACATCCGATCGTCTACATGAACCTGCCGCCCGGCGACTACCGGCTGTGCGTGCGAGCCACACACACCAAGTTCGACAACGGCTACACGCAGATTACGCTTCCCATCGAGGTCCGCGCTGTCTGGTACGCCACCCTGCCGGCCCGCCTGCTCTATTACATCACCGCCCTGACCCTGCTGGGCTGGCTGCTCTACACCGTTTACTCTCGTATGCTGCTGGCCGAACGGCTGAAGCAGAAAGAAACCGAGAATCTGGAGCGCATGCGCTTTTTCATCAATATCTCACACGAACTCCGCACGCCGCTGACACTTATCATCGGACAGCTCGAACTCTTCTTCCGCAATCACGGAAACTCCGCCAGCGGAATCGAGAACATCGAAAATACCTACCGGAATGCCCAAAGCATGCAACAGATTGTCTCTGACCTGCTCGATTTCGAGAAACAGAATCAGGGATATACGAACATCGCGGTTTCGGAAACGGACCTCGGCGCATTTATCGCTGATATTCGGGATTCGTTCGCTCAATATGCCAACTACCGCAACATTCGCCTGAAACTGCATCTCCCTGCTGAGACGGCGACCGCGAGCATCGATAAAAAACAGATGCAGCGCGTCTTTTCGAACCTGCTCATCAATGCGTTCAAATACACGCCCGACGGCGGACACATCGACATCAGCATCCGCATCAGACATCGCCGCCGGGAGGATAATACCGTAACAATCGCCTTCGCTGACACAGGCTGCGGTATCTCAGAGAAGGCCCTGCCACATATTTTCGACCCCTTCTATCAGGATGTCTCCAACTCTTCGCGCGACCGCCATAATCACGGCACAGGAATCGGCTTGGCGCTGAGTAGAGGTATCGTTGAACTGCACCACGGAACCCTGACGGCACAAAACAACCGGAACGGCGGTGCACTTTTCACCATCACTCTTCCATTGGGCAGAAAATGGTATGCCAACGATGACAAGGTGACGTCTGCCGAACAGACCCAACCGGAATGCACCCCTGTACTACTGTCACGCCGGGCTTCCTACACTCTCCCCAGTACCGATTCAGCACCGGGAAAAGGCTATAAAATGTTGATCGTCGAAGATGATGCCGAACTGCGGGCCTTGCTACATTCCATTTTCAAACATGGCTACAAGATCAGCGAAGCCTCAGACGGCGCCGAAGGATACAGCATGGCAAAAAAACTACAGCCCGATATTATCATCAGTGATGTGGTGATGCCAGTAATGGACGGACTGAGCCTCTGCGGCAAACTGCGTCAGGACCTCGAAACCTGCCATATTCCGATCATTCTGCTGACGGCCCAACCTTCGACTGACCATAACCTCGAAAGCATCAACAGGGGAGCCGACGACTACATCTCCAAGCCATTCAACATCAGCCAGCTCGAAGCTCGTTGCCGCAACTTACTGGAAAACAGACAACGGCTGCGCCGGAAGTACAGCAGTTCGATCGTAGGTCCCGACGCCGTAACCACCAACGACAAGGATGCCAACTTCCTAGCCGCAGCAACCGATGCGATCGAGCGGAATCTTTACAAGGAGAACATCAGTGTCCAAATGCTATGCCGTGAGCTAAACGTCAGCAAAACAATCCTGACTCAGAAAATTAAAGGAATTACGGGATACAGCCCGGGTGAATTTATTGAGATGATCCGATTCAAGAAAGCAGCGATGCTACTCTGCGACAAAGGACGGCTGATTTCAGAAGTTTCCTACGAATTAGGATTCAGCTCGCCCAAATATTTCACAATCCGTTTTAAGAAACAATTCGGCCAGACGCCGACGCAGTTTCAGGCGGAACATACCCAAACGCCCGAATAG
- a CDS encoding SusC/RagA family TonB-linked outer membrane protein: protein MKKSVYILFFVIAWLFIPLLCPMVSAQQKTTAPQITGTVIDEHGSPVIGATVVVTGTQSGATTDTRGRFTIKGVNAGTLQVRFIGYQTAEVNIQPKKTHYDITLQEEIRSVDEVVVIGYSAVPRKDLTGAVAAMRSDELMKTGSADFTSALQGRMAGVRVTTQSGEAGAGVDITIRGTNSLNAGTAPLYVIDGMQIDVNEGEVATSSAGGGQNTYNPLASINPNDIASIDVLKDASAAAIYGARGANGVIIITTKSGSSSMKTDINLNMYFGVQQIAKRFDVLDGQGYVDYKFARGTDKEIWGKDYQDGNGVVPRNVVKDGLQTFDYQDAMTRTGFMQNYDVSLNTIANKTRISSSLGYYDQKGIIESNGFQRYSGRIKVDHEINKKFSAGISATFGRVDNKGAMSSGGVSGTGGYTGIVQMMYTERPVILYTASELAGEYADYVDLTSMISNEVYKRSVFDRLLGNVYVQYKPIADLRIRVSGSLTNTNSKLSEFYSSRSRWGRGSDGRSQITNTGTLGYTLNATAEYTKRFSKVHNFGALVGVEINGYHYENSSTRVDNFEDQSTGVFDISKGLTPQSWTSNVYQTNRASAFARLNYNFDDRYYLTANMRVDGSSNFARSNRVGYFPSLAVAWRINNEGFMKEAKAINNFKIRASAGITGNDRITSYSYLSQMGSSYYGSNGGLNYGMAVTISGNPELKWETTYQYDVGLDLDFFKSRISLTADYYLKDTCDMLYNASIPSQSGYSTQWRNLGRMTNQGFEFTLTTQNINRKKFGWTTTVNFDTNKTKLISLGGQERYFPVSQNYGSFSGQEIARVVVGEPIGVVYGYIWDGNYQLSDFDWTDPNTGTRIDPSVITSENMSRFSYTLKKGVPSFEGKTVAPGDRKYRDLTGEGVVNTNDRTAIGDTNPLFNFGINNEFRIGSLNVGVFIDGSYGGKILNAFRRQLEPSLNNNINNLSIEAWTGRWTPENGSNVYARIGNQTDQQVSTYYVEDGSYLRIKNLNIGYTFGKKYFGRSGISKLRVYLLVDNVYTFTKYSGLDPEVRSYEKFLRALDQTSYPRTRNYMAGVNITF from the coding sequence ATGAAAAAGTCTGTATATATACTGTTTTTCGTCATTGCATGGCTGTTCATTCCGTTGCTGTGCCCCATGGTGTCGGCTCAGCAGAAGACGACTGCTCCGCAGATTACGGGTACGGTCATTGACGAGCACGGCAGCCCGGTGATCGGGGCGACAGTCGTCGTTACCGGGACACAGTCGGGCGCTACGACCGACACCCGCGGACGATTCACGATCAAGGGGGTGAATGCAGGAACATTGCAGGTCCGGTTTATCGGCTATCAGACTGCCGAGGTCAATATCCAGCCCAAGAAAACGCATTATGATATCACTCTGCAGGAAGAGATTCGCTCTGTTGATGAGGTGGTGGTCATCGGTTATAGTGCTGTACCGCGTAAGGATCTGACAGGGGCGGTGGCTGCCATGCGTTCGGACGAGCTGATGAAGACCGGTTCCGCCGATTTTACCTCTGCGCTGCAGGGCCGCATGGCCGGTGTGCGTGTTACGACACAATCGGGGGAAGCTGGCGCCGGCGTGGATATTACCATTCGCGGTACCAATTCGCTCAATGCTGGTACGGCGCCGCTCTATGTCATCGACGGCATGCAGATCGACGTGAATGAAGGCGAGGTGGCGACTTCCTCGGCCGGAGGCGGACAAAATACCTACAATCCACTTGCATCGATCAATCCCAATGACATTGCTTCGATTGACGTATTGAAAGATGCTTCGGCGGCAGCTATCTACGGTGCACGCGGTGCCAACGGCGTCATCATCATCACGACCAAAAGCGGCAGTTCCTCGATGAAGACCGACATCAACCTGAATATGTATTTCGGCGTGCAGCAGATCGCCAAACGGTTCGATGTGCTCGACGGACAAGGGTATGTCGATTACAAATTTGCCCGCGGTACGGACAAGGAGATATGGGGCAAGGATTATCAGGATGGGAACGGCGTGGTGCCGCGGAATGTGGTTAAGGACGGTTTGCAGACCTTCGATTATCAAGATGCCATGACCCGCACGGGATTCATGCAGAATTACGACGTTTCGCTGAATACCATTGCGAACAAGACTCGCATTTCCTCGTCGTTGGGCTATTACGACCAGAAGGGTATCATCGAGAGCAACGGTTTTCAGCGCTATTCGGGGCGCATCAAGGTCGATCATGAGATTAACAAAAAATTCTCGGCTGGTATCTCTGCGACTTTCGGGCGAGTGGATAACAAGGGCGCCATGAGCAGTGGCGGCGTTTCGGGCACGGGGGGCTATACGGGTATCGTTCAGATGATGTATACCGAACGGCCTGTCATTTTGTACACCGCCAGTGAGCTAGCCGGCGAATATGCCGACTATGTGGACCTGACGTCGATGATTTCCAACGAAGTTTACAAACGTTCTGTGTTCGACCGTCTGCTCGGCAATGTCTATGTGCAATACAAGCCGATTGCTGATCTGCGGATCCGTGTCAGCGGGTCACTCACCAATACGAATTCGAAGTTGAGCGAGTTCTACTCTTCGCGCAGTCGTTGGGGGCGCGGCAGTGACGGGCGTTCGCAGATCACGAACACCGGGACGCTTGGCTATACGCTCAACGCGACGGCCGAATATACGAAACGTTTCAGCAAAGTCCATAATTTCGGTGCGTTGGTCGGGGTCGAGATCAACGGTTACCATTATGAGAATTCTTCGACCCGTGTCGATAACTTCGAGGACCAAAGTACGGGTGTTTTCGACATCAGTAAAGGCCTGACGCCCCAGTCGTGGACTTCGAACGTCTACCAGACAAACCGTGCTTCTGCCTTTGCCCGATTAAACTACAATTTTGATGACCGCTACTATCTGACAGCCAACATGCGTGTCGACGGCTCCTCTAATTTCGCGAGGAGTAACCGTGTCGGTTATTTTCCTTCGTTGGCTGTGGCTTGGCGCATCAATAATGAAGGATTCATGAAAGAGGCCAAGGCGATCAATAACTTTAAGATTCGAGCTAGTGCAGGTATTACCGGCAATGATCGCATTACTTCCTATTCGTACCTGTCGCAGATGGGGTCGAGCTATTACGGCTCCAACGGCGGACTCAACTACGGCATGGCAGTCACCATTTCGGGTAATCCCGAGCTGAAATGGGAAACGACCTATCAGTACGATGTGGGGCTCGACTTGGATTTTTTCAAAAGCCGTATCTCCCTGACTGCCGACTACTACCTCAAGGATACATGTGATATGCTGTACAATGCCAGCATCCCTTCGCAGTCGGGTTATTCGACACAATGGAGAAATCTCGGGCGCATGACCAACCAAGGCTTTGAGTTCACGTTGACCACACAGAATATCAACCGTAAGAAGTTCGGATGGACGACTACCGTCAATTTCGATACGAACAAGACCAAACTCATTTCGTTGGGCGGTCAGGAGCGTTATTTCCCCGTATCGCAGAACTATGGTTCGTTTTCGGGTCAGGAGATCGCCCGTGTTGTCGTTGGGGAGCCTATCGGCGTGGTATATGGCTATATCTGGGATGGGAACTACCAGCTTTCGGATTTCGACTGGACCGATCCTAATACGGGAACCCGTATTGATCCGTCGGTTATCACCTCGGAAAATATGAGTCGGTTTAGTTATACGCTTAAAAAAGGCGTCCCGTCGTTCGAGGGTAAAACCGTTGCTCCGGGTGACCGTAAATATCGGGACTTGACCGGAGAAGGGGTCGTCAATACTAATGACCGGACAGCTATCGGCGATACTAATCCGCTTTTTAATTTCGGTATTAATAACGAGTTTCGTATCGGAAGCCTGAACGTCGGTGTTTTTATCGATGGCTCCTATGGCGGCAAAATACTCAATGCCTTCCGCCGCCAGTTGGAACCCTCGCTGAACAACAATATTAACAACCTTTCAATCGAAGCATGGACGGGGCGCTGGACCCCGGAGAATGGTTCGAATGTCTATGCACGGATTGGCAACCAAACCGATCAACAGGTATCGACCTACTATGTGGAGGACGGTTCCTACCTGCGTATCAAGAATTTGAATATTGGCTATACTTTCGGCAAAAAGTATTTCGGCCGGTCGGGAATCAGCAAACTGCGCGTGTACCTGCTCGTCGATAATGTCTATACTTTTACCAAGTATTCGGGACTCGATCCCGAGGTTCGCTCGTATGAGAAGTTCCTGCGGGCACTGGACCAGACCTCGTATCCGCGTACCCGGAATTATATGGCAGGAGTAAACATCACTTTCTAA